The proteins below are encoded in one region of Silene latifolia isolate original U9 population chromosome 2, ASM4854445v1, whole genome shotgun sequence:
- the LOC141642191 gene encoding zinc finger CCCH domain-containing protein 14-like, protein MDTRKRRQDSGPHNSNGGFKKHKQEMDSSGIGSKSKPCTKFFSTSGCPFGESCHFLHHVPGGYNAVAQMMNLPSMSNVGPPPQAPNGPSPTVKTRMCKRFSSAEGCKFGDKCHYAHGEWELNKPVAPSFEDRYAMGPPMQGRYPPPSRGGLATGFGESESATVKIGVDSAMVGPIIGKSGVNSKQISRQTGVKLSIRDHESNPNLKNIELQGSFDQIKMATAMVRDLVASVGSGGQGKGQGHSHGHGQGHGQGRGGPTPAYGPQSNNFKTKICENFTKGTCTFGDKCHFAHGEAELRKSAV, encoded by the exons AAATGGATTCAAGTGGTATAGGAAGCAAATCAAAGCCTTGCACCAAATTCTTCAG CACTTCTGGATGTCCATTTGGAGAGAGCTGTCACTTCCTCCACCATGTTCCAGGTGGCTACAATGCTGTTGCACAAATGATGAACCTACCTTCAATGTCAAATGTTGGTCCACCACCTCAGGCACCAAATGGCCCTTCTCCCACTGTCAAAACCCGCATGTGTAAGAGATTTAGCAGTGCCGAAGGCTGCAAGTTTGGGGACAAATGCCATTATGCCCATGGTGAATGGGAATTAAACAAGCCAGTTGCTCCATCTTTCGAAGACCGTTATGCTATGGGTCCACCAATGCAAGGTCGCTACCCACCTCCCTCTAGAGGAGGTCTTGCTACTGGATTCGGGGAAAGTGAAAGCGCAACTGTTAAGATCGGGGTCGACTCCGCTATGGTGGGACCAATCATCGGAAAGAGTGGTGTGAACTCAAAACAGATTAGCCGCCAAACGGGTGTCAAGCTTTCCATAAGGGATCACGAGTCTAATCCTAACTTGAAGAACATTGAACTCCAAGGGTCATTTGATCAGATCAAGATGGCTACTGCCATGGTTCGGGATCTCGTGGCTAGCGTGGGATCTGGAGGTCAAGGCAAAGGTCAGGGTCACAGTCACGGTCATGGTCAGGGTCACGGTCAAGGCCGTGGGGGTCCAACTCCAGCATATGGCCCGCAATCAAATAACTTCAAAACGAAGATTTGCGAGAATTTTACAAAGGGGACATGCACTTTTGGGGACAAATGCCACTTTGCTCATGGGGAAGCTGAGCTTCGCAAGTCTGCAGTGTGA
- the LOC141633236 gene encoding delta(12)-fatty-acid desaturase FAD2-like — MVARERVPTEKPPFTLSDIKKAIPPHCFKRSILRSFSYVFYDFTLAYLLYYLATNYISHFPKPISYWAWPIYGFLQGCVLTGVWVIAHECGHHAFSDYQWLDDMVGLVLHSFLLVPYFSWKYSHRRHHSNTGSIEKDEVFVPKSKDEIQWFFKYLSNPPGRFLTLFVTLTLGWPLYLLFNVSGRKYDRFACHYDPYSPIYSNRERLQIFISDVGVLTVFYGLYRLAMAHGLGWVLRIYGVPLLIVNGFLVLITFLQHTHVSLPHYDSSEWDWLRGALATVDRDYGMLNKVFHNITDTHVAHHLFSTMPHYHAMEATNAIKPVLGKYYYFDGTSVFKAMWRETKECVYVAPDDEGKSNGVLWYKNKL, encoded by the exons ATGGTTGCAAGGGAAAGAGTACCTACAGAAAAACCCCCATTTACCCTAAGTGACATAAAGAAAGCAATCCCACCACATTGTTTTAAACGGTCCATTTTACGTTCATTCTCGTACGTTTTTTACGATTTTACCCTTGCATATCTCCTATATTATCTAGCAACCAACTACATATCCCATTTTCCAAAGCCTATATCTTATTGGGCCTGGCCCATTTATGGATTTCTACAAGGCTGTGTTTTAACTGGTGTTTGGGTCATAGCCCATGAATGTGGACACCATGCCTTTAGTGACTATCAATGGCTTGATGACATGGTTGGTCTGGTccttcattcttttcttttggtTCCTTATTTTTCTTGGAAGTATAGCCACCGCCGCCACCACTCCAACACCGGTTCAATTGAGAAGGACGAGGTTTTCGTCCCGAAAAGTAAAGATGAAATTCAGTGGTTCTTTAAGTACCTTAGCAATCCACCCGGCAG GTTCCTCACTTTGTTTGTCACCTTAACCCTTGGTTGGCCACTCTACCTTCTTTTCAACGTATCGGGCCGAAAATACGACCGGTTCGCTTGCCACTACGATCCATACAGCCCAATCTACTCAAATCGAGAACGTCTCCAAATCTTCATATCCGATGTTGGTGTCCTAACCGTATTTTATGGGCTTTATCGGCTTGCCATGGCCCATGGGCTAGGTTGGGTGTTACGCATCTACGGGGTCCCATTACTAATAGTAAATGGATTTCTTGTATTAATCACATTTTTACAACATACACACGTGTCACTTCCTCATTACGACTCGTCCGAGTGGGATTGGTTACGAGGCGCATTGGCCACGGTGGACCGAGATTACGGGATGTTAAATAAG GTATTTCATAATATTACGGATACTCATGTGGCTCACCATTTGTTCTCTACAATGCCACATTATCATGCCATGGAGGCTACTAATGCGATTAAGCCGGTTTTAGGCAAGTATTATTATTTTGACGGAACTTCGGTGTTTAAAGCAATGTGGAGGGAAACTAAAGAATGTGTTTATGTTGCACCGGATGATGAAGGGAAGAGTAATGGTGTGCTTTGGTACAAGAATAAGCTTTGA